A single region of the Pseudomonas solani genome encodes:
- a CDS encoding TauD/TfdA dioxygenase family protein: protein MTLAAQRHDEPAPSIHPEQPFTVTPLAAPLGAVVSGFDATRITPEQVLALKQAQREHHILVFRDQHLDDAQYLAFATHFGAVFQPPADIPVLSSGADGKAPEIVKVANTEDGELGNTAIPAHVDHHWTPTPSSGSFLYALEVPSRGGETRFTNLALAYSALDEATRREIDPLRLINYNPFIRLKSGGYNGGFVTYRTPDIPAIQGTEHPLVRTHPESGKRLLFLGVHTEVEIPGADPEYGKALIGRLREHLENPRFHYAHAWQPGDIVWWDNQAVLHARNGFPATEKRRMKRISLSGSRPF from the coding sequence ATGACACTGGCCGCCCAGCGCCACGACGAGCCCGCCCCATCGATCCACCCCGAGCAGCCCTTCACCGTCACCCCGCTGGCCGCGCCCCTGGGTGCGGTGGTCAGCGGCTTCGACGCCACCCGCATCACCCCCGAGCAGGTGCTGGCCCTCAAGCAGGCCCAGCGTGAGCATCACATCCTGGTGTTCCGCGACCAGCACCTGGACGACGCCCAGTACCTGGCCTTCGCCACCCACTTCGGCGCGGTGTTCCAGCCGCCGGCGGACATCCCGGTGCTGTCCTCCGGTGCCGACGGCAAGGCGCCGGAGATCGTCAAGGTGGCCAACACTGAGGATGGCGAGCTGGGCAACACCGCCATTCCCGCCCACGTCGACCACCACTGGACGCCGACGCCGTCCTCCGGCTCCTTCCTCTACGCGCTGGAAGTGCCCTCCAGGGGCGGTGAGACCCGCTTCACCAACCTGGCCCTGGCCTACAGCGCGCTGGATGAGGCCACCCGCCGCGAGATCGACCCGCTGCGGCTGATCAACTACAACCCCTTCATCCGCCTCAAGAGCGGCGGCTACAACGGCGGCTTCGTCACCTACCGCACCCCGGACATCCCCGCCATCCAGGGCACCGAGCACCCGTTGGTGCGCACCCACCCGGAAAGCGGCAAGCGCCTGCTGTTCCTCGGCGTGCACACCGAGGTGGAAATCCCCGGCGCCGACCCGGAATACGGCAAGGCGCTGATCGGCCGGCTGCGCGAGCACCTGGAGAACCCGCGCTTCCACTACGCCCACGCCTGGCAGCCGGGTGACATCGTCTGGTGGGACAACCAGGCCGTCCTCCACGCCCGCAACGGCTTCCCCGCCACCGAAAAGCGCCGCATGAAGCGCATCAGCCTCAGCGGCAGCCGCCCCTTCTGA
- a CDS encoding ABC transporter permease: MSKIQTLPALQPAPRFTLPTPSLHGFAWALPWLLPLGLFLLWWVASERLWMSEQILPAPAVVWQSALEFGSGELWGHLWISLQRLLWGLLAGVAGGVLLGSWLGLSRRAEALVYPTFVALAQIPTLAWIPLFMLFFGIGETLKLVVLIKAVVVPVTLHVLVGVRDAQPRLREAAAVLRLPPHLLFWRLVLPGALPAFMAGLRLALATGWTSLLAVELLASSEGIGYLMVWGRQLFMLDLVFVCILVIGLVGALMDRGINRLDALLLFWPHPATGQQPRSPRLQGWQRVQAGLLPLTIVVLWQATAGFGWVDANILASPLDVLRSLQQGLTDGSLPTAMAASLQRALLGLLIGGASGLLLGLLLGLSTLAERLAGPSLSALRQVAIFAWVPLLTAWFGLGEAAKLAFVSLAAFFPLFIATQRGVAGLSPQLGEAAQVLRLGLGKRLRLLVLPGAAPAIFAGLRLSLIYAWLGTIGAEYFMPSDGGIASYMLGAQQLFRMDQVMAAMLLVGLVGALLGTLGQRIETRATRWRTA; encoded by the coding sequence ATGAGCAAGATCCAGACGCTGCCCGCCCTCCAGCCGGCCCCCCGCTTCACGTTGCCGACCCCGAGCCTGCACGGCTTCGCCTGGGCCCTGCCCTGGCTGCTGCCCCTCGGCCTGTTCCTGCTCTGGTGGGTGGCCTCGGAGCGGCTGTGGATGTCCGAGCAGATCCTCCCGGCACCGGCGGTGGTCTGGCAGAGCGCCCTGGAGTTCGGCTCCGGCGAGCTCTGGGGCCACCTGTGGATAAGTCTGCAGCGCCTGCTCTGGGGGCTGCTGGCCGGTGTCGCCGGTGGCGTGCTGCTGGGCAGCTGGCTGGGGCTTTCGCGGCGGGCCGAGGCGCTGGTCTACCCGACCTTCGTGGCCCTGGCGCAGATTCCCACCCTGGCCTGGATCCCGCTGTTCATGCTGTTCTTCGGCATCGGCGAGACCCTCAAGCTGGTGGTGCTGATCAAGGCGGTGGTGGTGCCGGTGACCCTGCACGTGCTGGTGGGCGTGCGCGATGCCCAGCCGCGCCTGCGTGAAGCCGCCGCGGTGCTGCGCCTGCCGCCGCACCTGCTGTTCTGGCGCCTGGTGCTGCCCGGCGCCCTGCCCGCATTCATGGCCGGGCTGCGCCTGGCCCTGGCCACCGGCTGGACCTCGCTGCTGGCGGTGGAGCTGCTGGCCTCCAGCGAGGGCATCGGCTACCTGATGGTCTGGGGCCGCCAGCTGTTCATGCTCGACCTGGTGTTCGTCTGCATCCTGGTGATCGGCCTGGTGGGCGCGCTGATGGATCGCGGCATCAACCGTCTCGACGCCCTGCTGCTGTTCTGGCCCCACCCGGCCACCGGCCAGCAACCCCGGAGCCCGCGCCTGCAGGGCTGGCAACGTGTGCAGGCCGGGCTGCTGCCCCTGACCATCGTCGTGCTGTGGCAGGCCACCGCCGGCTTCGGCTGGGTCGACGCCAACATCCTCGCCTCGCCGCTGGACGTGCTGCGCAGCCTGCAGCAGGGCCTGACCGACGGCAGCCTGCCCACGGCCATGGCCGCCAGCCTGCAACGGGCCCTGCTCGGGCTGCTGATCGGCGGCGCCTCCGGCCTGCTGCTGGGCTTGCTGCTGGGGCTTTCCACCCTGGCCGAGCGCCTGGCCGGGCCGAGCCTTTCGGCCCTGCGCCAGGTGGCGATCTTCGCCTGGGTACCGCTGCTCACCGCCTGGTTCGGCCTGGGCGAGGCGGCCAAGCTGGCCTTCGTCAGCCTGGCGGCCTTCTTCCCCCTGTTCATCGCCACCCAGCGCGGCGTCGCCGGGCTTTCGCCGCAACTGGGCGAGGCCGCGCAGGTGCTGCGCCTGGGCCTGGGAAAACGCCTGCGCCTGCTGGTGCTGCCAGGCGCCGCGCCGGCCATTTTCGCCGGCCTGCGCCTGTCGCTGATCTACGCCTGGCTGGGCACCATCGGCGCCGAATACTTCATGCCCTCGGACGGCGGCATCGCCAGCTACATGCTCGGCGCGCAGCAGCTGTTCCGCATGGACCAGGTGATGGCGGCCATGCTGCTGGTGGGCCTGGTCGGCGCCCTGCTGGGCACTCTCGGACAACGCATCGAAACCCGCGCCACGCGCTGGAGAACCGCATGA
- a CDS encoding ABC transporter ATP-binding protein produces the protein MNAFNRSAAEAANQPVSAPPTLSFAGVGKVFQVDGQPFQAIEDFSLDVEEGEFIAIVGSSGCGKSTLLRLLVGLDTDFSGRIEVDGKPVRGIGGERGIVFQEHRLFPWLTVSQNIGLGLVNEPIEQGERARRIHQFVQLVGLSGFESAYPHQLSGGMAQRVAIARGLVASPRILLLDEPFGALDALTRQQMQDELLAIRKRQRITTLLVTHDAEEAIYLADRVVVMAPRPGRIKQVVDIDLPRPRQRTSHDFHRVREALLHQLTGEGDYQPPVPPRVADLPLEFIAL, from the coding sequence ATGAACGCCTTCAACCGCAGTGCCGCCGAAGCGGCCAACCAGCCCGTTTCCGCGCCGCCCACCCTGAGCTTCGCCGGGGTCGGCAAGGTGTTCCAGGTGGACGGCCAGCCCTTCCAGGCCATCGAGGACTTCAGTCTGGATGTCGAGGAGGGCGAGTTCATCGCCATCGTCGGCTCCAGCGGCTGCGGCAAGTCCACCCTGCTGCGCCTGCTGGTGGGGCTGGATACCGACTTCAGCGGCCGCATCGAGGTGGACGGCAAGCCGGTGCGCGGCATCGGCGGCGAACGCGGCATCGTGTTCCAGGAGCACCGCCTGTTCCCCTGGCTGACGGTCAGCCAGAACATCGGCCTGGGCCTGGTCAACGAACCCATCGAGCAGGGCGAGCGCGCCCGGCGCATCCATCAGTTCGTGCAGCTGGTGGGGTTGAGCGGCTTCGAGAGCGCCTACCCGCACCAGCTGTCCGGCGGCATGGCCCAGCGCGTGGCCATCGCCCGGGGCCTTGTGGCGAGCCCGCGCATCCTGCTGCTGGACGAGCCCTTCGGCGCCCTCGACGCCCTCACCCGCCAGCAGATGCAGGACGAGCTGCTGGCCATCCGCAAGCGCCAGCGCATCACCACCCTCCTGGTCACCCACGACGCCGAGGAGGCCATCTACCTGGCCGACCGCGTGGTGGTGATGGCGCCGCGCCCGGGGCGCATCAAGCAGGTGGTGGACATCGACCTGCCGCGCCCGCGCCAGCGCACCAGCCACGACTTCCACCGGGTGCGCGAAGCCCTGCTGCACCAGCTGACCGGCGAAGGCGACTACCAGCCGCCGGTGCCGCCGCGCGTCGCCGACCTGCCCCTCGAATTCATCGCCCTGTAG
- a CDS encoding ABC transporter substrate-binding protein, which translates to MKTLINSVLGLFAPTVLAGVLGAAPLLAQAVEAPKEIRIAVPDLSAGSQHSGGGVVDVLRSRNILEQEFAKDGIKVQWLFFKGAGPVVNEALANGQVDFAYLGDLAAIIGKASGLDTRLLSATARGVKSYLGVVPGSGIKTLEDLKGKRVAVFRGTANQLSFANALASRGLSERDFKVINLDFNAANAALAAKQVDASWGLAGLIALRDKGLAELPLSTRDLGGAGSTQAVLVGTGAFVRDYPEVTARLIKAQQQAVQWLRDDENKQAYVELVSSLASYPVGILGTDLKDESFNTLFDPQLDADFLARLQKGVDFAAEQRLIRKPFKVADWNEPRFLDAALKEPVQASR; encoded by the coding sequence ATGAAAACCCTGATCAACAGCGTCCTCGGGCTGTTCGCCCCCACCGTGCTGGCGGGCGTGCTCGGTGCCGCCCCGCTGCTGGCCCAGGCCGTCGAGGCGCCGAAGGAAATCCGCATCGCCGTGCCCGACCTCAGTGCCGGCAGCCAGCACAGCGGCGGTGGCGTGGTGGACGTGCTGCGCAGCCGGAACATCCTCGAACAGGAATTCGCTAAGGACGGCATCAAGGTCCAGTGGCTGTTCTTCAAGGGCGCGGGCCCGGTGGTCAACGAAGCCCTCGCCAACGGCCAGGTGGACTTCGCCTACCTGGGCGACCTGGCCGCCATCATCGGCAAGGCCAGCGGCCTGGATACCCGCCTGCTCAGCGCCACCGCGCGCGGGGTGAAAAGCTACCTGGGCGTGGTGCCCGGCTCCGGCATCAAGACCCTGGAAGACCTCAAGGGCAAGCGCGTCGCAGTGTTCCGCGGCACCGCCAACCAGCTGTCCTTCGCCAACGCCCTGGCCAGCCGCGGCCTCTCCGAACGCGACTTCAAGGTGATCAACCTCGACTTCAACGCCGCCAACGCGGCCCTGGCGGCCAAGCAGGTGGATGCTTCCTGGGGCCTGGCCGGGCTGATCGCCCTGCGCGACAAGGGCCTCGCCGAACTGCCCCTGAGCACCCGCGACCTGGGCGGTGCCGGCAGCACCCAGGCAGTACTGGTGGGCACCGGCGCCTTCGTCCGCGACTACCCGGAGGTGACGGCACGGCTGATCAAGGCCCAGCAGCAGGCAGTGCAATGGCTGCGCGACGATGAGAACAAGCAGGCCTACGTCGAACTGGTGTCCAGCCTGGCCAGCTACCCGGTGGGCATCCTCGGCACCGACCTCAAGGATGAAAGCTTCAACACCCTCTTCGACCCGCAGCTGGATGCCGACTTCCTCGCCCGTCTGCAGAAAGGCGTCGACTTCGCCGCCGAGCAACGGCTGATCCGCAAGCCGTTCAAGGTGGCCGACTGGAACGAACCGCGCTTCCTCGATGCCGCCTTGAAGGAACCGGTGCAGGCATCGCGTTGA
- a CDS encoding TauD/TfdA dioxygenase family protein has translation MSNAALATQQTELQLDIHPIAGRIGAEIRGVTLSGDLDAATVEAIQAALVQHKVVFFRGQAHLDDQGQEAFAKLLGDPIAHPTVPVREGTRYLLQLDGAEGQRANSWHTDVTFVDAYPKASILRSVVAPAAGGDTVWANTASAYADLPEPLRALADTLWAVHSNEYDYAGVRPSVSVEKLEEYRKVFASTVYETEHPVVRVHPISGERSLLLGHFVKRIKGLSQADSAHIFAVLQSHVTRLENTVRWRWQQGDVAIWDNRSTQHYAVDDYDTQPRIVRRVTLAGEVPVGIDGQLSRTTRKG, from the coding sequence ATGAGCAACGCAGCACTGGCCACCCAGCAGACCGAGCTCCAGCTGGACATCCACCCCATCGCCGGGCGCATCGGCGCCGAGATCCGCGGCGTGACCCTCTCCGGCGACCTGGACGCCGCCACGGTCGAGGCCATCCAGGCCGCCCTGGTCCAGCACAAGGTCGTGTTCTTCCGCGGCCAGGCCCACCTCGACGACCAGGGCCAGGAAGCCTTCGCCAAGCTTCTCGGCGACCCCATCGCCCACCCCACCGTGCCGGTGCGCGAAGGCACCCGCTACCTGCTTCAGCTCGACGGCGCCGAAGGCCAGCGGGCCAACTCCTGGCACACCGACGTGACCTTCGTCGACGCCTACCCCAAGGCCTCGATCCTGCGCAGCGTGGTGGCCCCGGCCGCCGGCGGCGACACCGTCTGGGCCAACACCGCCAGCGCCTACGCCGACCTGCCCGAGCCGCTGCGCGCGCTGGCCGACACGCTCTGGGCCGTGCACAGCAACGAATACGACTACGCCGGCGTGCGCCCCAGCGTGTCCGTGGAGAAGCTCGAGGAATACCGCAAGGTGTTCGCCTCCACCGTCTACGAGACCGAGCACCCGGTGGTGCGCGTGCACCCCATCAGCGGCGAGCGCAGCCTGCTGCTGGGGCACTTCGTCAAACGCATCAAGGGCCTCTCCCAGGCCGATTCGGCGCACATCTTCGCCGTGCTGCAGAGCCACGTGACGCGTCTGGAAAACACCGTGCGCTGGCGCTGGCAGCAGGGCGACGTGGCCATCTGGGACAACCGCTCCACCCAGCACTACGCCGTGGACGACTACGACACCCAGCCGCGCATCGTGCGCCGCGTGACCCTGGCCGGCGAAGTGCCGGTGGGCATCGACGGCCAGCTCAGCCGCACCACGAGGAAGGGCTGA
- a CDS encoding TonB-dependent receptor produces MSHRRTAFPSSLVRPLALQRLATVDYALTLLLALGAGSAWAAEGNTEQQVDKDVALQKVTVTARRREEDVQDVPTPITTLSGATLETQRVYKVQDLQQVLPSVNVAFIHARQSSVAVRGIGNNPASDGLEGSAGVYLDNVYLGRPGMAVFDLLDIEQLELLRGPQGTLFGKNTTAGVLNISTRAPTFSPERTVEVSGGQDGYFQAKGTVNGALTETLAARLSAYRTRDDGFIKNIHDGNDLNGGERQGVRGQFLFEPNEDFSLRWINDYNEEDSSTGTMVVYGAPARYWQRAALAGASPLRDPDDKKVNIDGRQSVSVHQGGSSVEANWNLAGGYTLTSISAYRYWHFTPANDESLNVPALLDTGVEVHDRQFSQEIRLASPTGGAFDYVLGAYVFNQNLGNKTFTDYGSQADLFLLGANLDALNNVSTKANGKIETDSYALFAQGTWHLTDRLDFTAGLRGTYEEKDANIKRFAPVGGAAVTGQAAAIRAAQLGAYDSGDLSLHNAAPSFLLSLAYKFDDDLLGYASLAHGEKSGGVNLAVGSAPVAGADSLLVGPERANDAELGFKSTLLDRRLLLNANLFWTGIHGYQATTLYQAPGSTNVVQVLANAGSVRSRGLEFEATALPVRGLTLNFNGSYNDVTYLSFKDAPCPGEVSTAPGAPATCDLTGERVVGASKWIANLSGEYKWQLENRIEPYLTASYSYRSEAEGTLDNSDLSKIDGYGLVNLSAGVRRDLGDGQVDVSIWVRNATDTDYYLSAFAYLNGAYTASVGAPRTAGVSLRYDF; encoded by the coding sequence ATGAGCCACCGCCGTACCGCTTTCCCCTCGTCCCTCGTCCGGCCCCTGGCGCTGCAGCGCCTGGCCACCGTGGACTATGCACTGACCCTGCTGCTGGCCCTGGGCGCGGGGAGCGCCTGGGCCGCCGAGGGCAACACCGAGCAGCAAGTGGACAAGGATGTCGCCCTGCAGAAGGTCACCGTCACCGCCCGCCGCCGCGAGGAAGACGTGCAGGACGTGCCCACGCCCATCACCACCCTCAGCGGCGCCACCCTGGAAACCCAGCGCGTGTACAAGGTGCAGGACCTGCAGCAGGTGCTGCCCAGCGTCAACGTCGCCTTCATCCACGCGCGCCAGTCCAGCGTCGCGGTGCGCGGCATCGGCAACAACCCGGCCAGCGATGGCCTCGAAGGCAGCGCCGGGGTCTACCTGGACAACGTCTACCTCGGCCGCCCGGGCATGGCGGTGTTCGACCTGCTGGACATCGAGCAGCTGGAACTGCTGCGTGGCCCCCAGGGCACCCTGTTCGGCAAGAACACCACCGCCGGCGTGCTCAACATCAGCACCCGCGCACCCACCTTCAGCCCCGAGCGCACGGTGGAGGTCTCCGGTGGCCAGGACGGTTACTTCCAGGCCAAGGGCACGGTCAACGGCGCCCTCACCGAAACCCTCGCCGCGCGCCTGTCGGCCTACCGCACCCGCGACGACGGCTTCATCAAGAACATCCACGACGGCAACGACCTCAACGGTGGCGAGCGCCAGGGCGTGCGCGGGCAGTTCCTCTTCGAGCCCAACGAGGACTTCAGCCTGCGCTGGATCAACGACTACAACGAGGAGGATTCCAGCACCGGCACCATGGTCGTCTACGGCGCGCCGGCGCGTTACTGGCAGCGCGCGGCCCTGGCGGGCGCGTCCCCGCTGCGCGACCCGGACGACAAGAAGGTCAACATCGACGGCCGCCAGAGCGTCAGCGTGCACCAGGGCGGCAGCTCGGTGGAGGCCAACTGGAACCTCGCCGGCGGCTACACGCTCACCTCCATCAGCGCCTACCGCTACTGGCACTTCACCCCGGCCAACGACGAGAGCCTCAACGTGCCGGCGCTGCTCGACACCGGGGTGGAGGTGCACGACCGCCAGTTCTCCCAGGAGATCCGCCTCGCCTCGCCCACCGGCGGCGCCTTCGACTACGTGCTCGGCGCCTACGTGTTCAACCAGAACCTGGGCAACAAGACCTTCACCGACTATGGCTCCCAGGCCGACCTGTTCCTGCTCGGCGCCAACCTGGACGCCCTCAACAACGTCAGCACCAAGGCCAACGGCAAGATCGAGACCGACAGCTACGCGCTGTTCGCCCAGGGCACCTGGCACCTCACCGACCGCCTCGACTTCACCGCCGGCCTGCGCGGCACCTACGAGGAGAAGGACGCCAACATCAAGCGCTTCGCCCCCGTGGGCGGCGCCGCCGTCACCGGCCAGGCCGCCGCCATCCGCGCGGCGCAACTGGGGGCCTATGACTCGGGCGACCTCAGCCTGCACAACGCCGCACCGTCCTTCCTGCTGAGCCTGGCCTACAAGTTCGATGACGATCTGCTGGGCTACGCCTCCCTGGCCCATGGCGAGAAATCCGGCGGGGTGAACCTGGCGGTGGGCTCGGCACCGGTGGCCGGCGCCGACTCGCTGCTGGTCGGGCCGGAGCGCGCCAACGACGCCGAACTGGGCTTCAAGAGCACGCTGCTCGACCGTCGCCTGCTGCTCAACGCCAACCTGTTCTGGACCGGCATCCATGGCTACCAGGCCACCACCCTGTACCAGGCGCCGGGCTCCACCAACGTCGTGCAGGTGCTGGCCAACGCCGGCAGCGTGCGCTCGCGCGGCCTGGAGTTCGAAGCCACCGCACTGCCCGTGCGCGGCCTCACCCTGAACTTCAACGGCTCCTACAACGACGTCACCTACCTCAGCTTCAAGGACGCCCCGTGCCCCGGCGAGGTGAGCACCGCCCCCGGCGCCCCGGCCACCTGCGACCTCACCGGCGAGCGCGTGGTCGGCGCCTCGAAATGGATCGCCAACCTCAGCGGCGAATACAAATGGCAGCTGGAGAACCGCATCGAGCCCTACCTCACCGCCAGCTATTCGTACCGCTCCGAAGCCGAAGGCACCCTGGACAACTCCGACCTCTCGAAGATCGACGGCTACGGCCTGGTCAACCTCTCGGCCGGCGTACGCCGTGACCTGGGCGACGGCCAGGTGGACGTCTCCATCTGGGTGCGCAACGCCACCGACACCGACTACTACCTCAGCGCCTTCGCCTACTTGAACGGCGCCTACACGGCCTCGGTGGGCGCTCCGCGCACCGCCGGCGTCTCCCTGCGCTACGACTTCTGA
- a CDS encoding energy transducer TonB, giving the protein MGNVLKADSAGNVLWREVRSPGEVLDLGVPLRHALGLGRFQRPGSRVLGRREAVLLGVFALVLHTGVLYWASQKSTPPLPEVPPQIPPMTIEFTTPAPPVVEPPPPEPPPPVIEPPPPVVEELAVKPPPPKPVPKPKPQPPKPVPKPAPKPVEPPPPAPPKAEAPPAPPAPPAPAPVTPPSANAGYLRNPAPEYPSFAQRRGWEGTVLLRVHVLASGLPSEIQIQKTSGRDLLDEAAVKAVKRWTFVPSKRGDQALDGWVSVPIDFKLN; this is encoded by the coding sequence ATGGGCAATGTCCTCAAAGCCGACAGCGCAGGCAACGTGCTGTGGCGTGAAGTACGCAGCCCCGGTGAGGTGCTCGACCTCGGTGTGCCGTTGCGGCATGCCCTGGGGCTCGGGCGCTTCCAGCGACCGGGCTCGCGTGTACTGGGGCGCCGCGAAGCGGTGCTGCTCGGCGTGTTCGCCCTGGTGCTGCACACCGGCGTTCTCTACTGGGCGAGCCAGAAGTCCACGCCGCCGCTGCCGGAAGTGCCGCCGCAGATTCCGCCCATGACCATCGAATTCACCACCCCGGCACCGCCCGTGGTGGAGCCGCCACCGCCGGAGCCGCCGCCGCCCGTGATCGAGCCGCCACCACCGGTGGTGGAGGAGCTGGCCGTCAAGCCGCCGCCGCCCAAACCGGTGCCCAAGCCCAAGCCGCAACCACCGAAGCCGGTGCCCAAGCCCGCGCCGAAACCGGTCGAGCCGCCGCCGCCCGCACCACCCAAGGCCGAAGCCCCGCCCGCGCCCCCGGCTCCGCCCGCGCCGGCACCGGTCACGCCGCCGTCGGCCAACGCCGGCTACCTGCGCAACCCGGCGCCGGAATACCCCTCCTTCGCCCAGCGGCGCGGTTGGGAAGGCACGGTGCTGCTGCGGGTGCATGTACTGGCCAGCGGCTTGCCCAGCGAGATCCAGATCCAGAAAACCAGTGGGCGCGACCTGCTGGACGAAGCGGCGGTCAAGGCCGTCAAGCGTTGGACCTTCGTGCCCTCCAAGCGCGGCGACCAGGCGCTGGATGGCTGGGTCAGCGTCCCGATCGACTTCAAATTGAACTGA
- a CDS encoding LysR family transcriptional regulator, protein MDLRQLRYFIALVEHRSFVRAADAMGITQPAFSRSIQGLEQAFGCQLVDRGNKDLRPTPEGQVVLQHALRLVQGASNLTREINQMTKLDAGELHFGCGPAPAAKLVPDALAAFISRHPRITTRFEVNNWEALGRLLARDEIEFFIADIRQFEIDPNFQTRELTPRNGRFFCRRGHPLLAKESLSTNDMFDYPLAATRLPAGIRKLLAGFSGKADFDLNLECEHVPALVQVVRQTDAVGVGMLETLAPLLDSGELALLSFRNLPENLESLSARCGIVTRTGYRLSPAARALIELIVELDGIEAEEARRSA, encoded by the coding sequence ATGGATCTGCGCCAACTCCGTTACTTCATCGCCCTGGTGGAACACCGCAGTTTCGTTCGTGCGGCCGATGCCATGGGCATCACCCAGCCGGCGTTCAGCCGCAGCATCCAGGGCCTGGAGCAGGCCTTCGGCTGCCAGCTGGTGGACCGGGGCAACAAGGACCTGCGTCCCACGCCGGAAGGCCAGGTGGTGCTGCAGCACGCCTTGCGCCTGGTGCAGGGCGCGAGCAACCTGACCCGTGAAATCAACCAGATGACCAAGCTCGATGCCGGCGAGCTGCACTTCGGCTGCGGGCCGGCACCGGCGGCCAAGCTGGTGCCCGACGCCCTGGCCGCCTTCATCAGCCGCCACCCGCGCATCACCACCCGCTTCGAGGTGAACAACTGGGAAGCCCTGGGCCGCCTGCTGGCCCGGGACGAGATCGAGTTCTTCATCGCCGACATCCGCCAGTTCGAGATCGACCCGAACTTCCAGACCCGCGAACTGACCCCGCGCAACGGCCGCTTCTTCTGCCGCCGGGGGCACCCGCTGCTGGCCAAGGAAAGCCTCTCCACCAACGACATGTTCGACTACCCGCTGGCCGCCACCCGGCTGCCGGCGGGCATCCGCAAGCTGCTGGCGGGCTTCAGCGGCAAGGCGGATTTCGACCTCAACCTGGAGTGCGAGCACGTGCCGGCGCTGGTGCAGGTGGTGCGCCAGACCGACGCCGTGGGCGTGGGCATGCTGGAGACCCTGGCACCGCTGCTGGACAGCGGTGAGCTGGCGCTGCTGAGCTTCCGCAACCTGCCGGAGAACCTGGAAAGCCTCTCCGCCCGCTGCGGCATCGTCACCCGCACCGGCTACCGCCTCTCCCCCGCCGCGCGGGCACTGATCGAGCTCATCGTCGAGCTGGACGGAATCGAAGCGGAAGAAGCGCGGCGCAGCGCCTGA